The following are from one region of the Capsicum annuum cultivar UCD-10X-F1 unplaced genomic scaffold, UCD10Xv1.1 ctg16858, whole genome shotgun sequence genome:
- the LOC124890365 gene encoding protein RESPONSE TO LOW SULFUR 3-like, whose protein sequence is MAPTIAVPSTQTKPHHRQISAAPEAEVLRRRNEELEKELKKSIEREDKMRAELNKTSERLCSQLGKVEAEAVDQARAYRTRVMHLMDQISLAQKLLQSASVSVPNSQRL, encoded by the coding sequence ATGGCTCCAACTATAGCAGTGCCTTCCACCCAAACAAAACCCCATCACCGGCAAATCTCCGCCGCGCCGGAGGCAGAGGTGCTAAGAAGAAGAAACGAGGAATTGGAGAAGGAACTGAAGAAGAGCATTGAAAGGGAAGACAAGATGAGAGCGGAATTGAATAAGACGTCGGAGCGGCTCTGTTCTCAGCTGGGTAAAGTCGAAGCTGAGGCTGTTGATCAGGCTCGGGCTTACAGGACACGTGTCATGCATCTGATGGATCAAATCTCTTTGGCTCAGAAACTTCTCCAATCAGCTTCTGTTAGTGTGCCGAATTCCCAACGATTGTAG